One genomic region from Bactrocera tryoni isolate S06 chromosome 3, CSIRO_BtryS06_freeze2, whole genome shotgun sequence encodes:
- the LOC120770222 gene encoding elongin-C, whose amino-acid sequence MEEPRTDKIYGGCEGPDAMYVKLISSDGQEFIVKREHALTSGTIKAMLSGPGQFAENEANEVHFREIPSHVLQKVCMYFTYKVRYTNSSTEIPEFPIAPEIALELLMAANFLDC is encoded by the exons ATGGAGGAACCACGAACTGACAAAATCTATGGAGGATGTGAAGGACCTGACGctatgtatgttaaattaatatcGTCAGACGGCCAAGAATTCATTGTAAAACGAGAGCATGCTCTGACCTCTGGCACCATAAAGGCTATGCTTTCGGGTCCTGGACAGTTTGCAGAAAATGAAGCAAATGAAGTGCATTTTAGAGAAATTCC ATCTCACGTTCTCCAAAAGGTCTGCATGTACTTTACATACAAAGTGCGTTATACCAACAGTTCTACTGAAATTCCCGAGTTTCCGATAGCCCCTGAGATAGCGTTGGAGTTGTTGATGGCAGCAAATTTCTTAGATTGTTGA
- the LOC120770220 gene encoding trifunctional enzyme subunit beta, mitochondrial: MQSLLLTSLRHGKCFSNSLTLGLAASSSKISCYRNLSTSHPLYTENAKSFKRGFEQNIVLVDGVRTPFLQSFTDYSKLMPHELARHALVNLLDKTNIDKEIIDYIVYGTVIQEVKTSNVAREAALCAGFSDKTPAHTVTMACISSNVAITTGIGLLATNTYDVIVAGGVEFMSDVPIRHSRKMRSLLLKANKAKTPLQKLALLSTLRPNFFVPELPAVAEFSSGETMGHSADRLAAAFNVSRKEQDDYALRSHTLAKEAQDKGYFTDVVPVKVPGSTNFIEKDNGIRVSSPEKLAKLNPAFVKPYGTITAANASFLTDGASACVLMKEETAKKLGLKPKAYLRDFLYVSQDPIDQLLLSPAYAIPKLLKKTGLTLKDIDTWEIHEAFAGQILANLKALDSDFFCKDYIGLSEKFGAPDLSKWNSWGGSLSIGHPFAATGVRLCMHTANRLVREDGQLGVIAACAAGGQGVAMLLERYPGATAD, encoded by the exons atgcagtCTCTTTTGCTTACATCATTACGACatggaaaatgtttttcaaattcTTTAACATTAGGTTTGGCAGCCTCATCGTCGAAGATTT CATGTTATCGCAATTTGTCTACATCCCATCCATTGTATACTGAAAATGCCAAATCTTTTAAAAGGGGATTTGAACAAAACATAGTTTTGGTCGATGGCGTCCGAACTCCTTTCTTACAATCTTTTACTGACTATTCTAAATTAATGCCACACGAATTAGCTCGTCATGCTTTGGT TAATTTGCTagataaaacaaatattgataaagaaattattgattaCATCGTTTATGGCACAGTAATACAAGAAGTTAAAACTTCGAATGTTGCACGTGAGGCAGCCTTATGTGCTGGATTCAGCGACAAAACGCCTGCGCATACAGTTACAATGGCGTGCATTAGCTCGAATGTG GCTATCACCACAGGTATTGGTCTTCTAGCGACAAATACTTATGATGTGATTGTTGCTGGTGGAGTCGAATTTATGTCCGATGTACCCATTCGGCATTCGCGTAAAATGCGTAGCCTTTTATTAAAAGCTAATAAGGCAAAGACTCCATTACAAAAATTGGCATTACTTTCAACTCTGCGACCGAATTTCTTCGTTCCAGAG CTTCCCGCCGTTGCCGAGTTTTCTTCAGGGGAAACTATGGGACATTCTGCCGATCGTTTGGCTGCAGCTTTTAACGTGTCCCGCAAGGAGCAAGACGACTACGCGTTGCGTTCACACACATTAGCTAAAGAAGCTCAGGATAAAGGTTACTTCACTGATGTGGTTCCAGTTAAAG TACCCGGCAGcacaaattttatagaaaaagatAACGGTATACGAGTTTCCTCACCGGAAAAATTAGCAAAACTCAATCCTGCATTTGTCAAGCCATATGGCACCATTACAGCCGCAAACGCTTCGTTCTTG ACTGATGGTGCATCTGCGTGTGTACTTATGAAAGAAGAGACTGCAAAGAAACTTGGCTTAAAACCCAAAGCATATTTACGCGATTTCCTATATGTCTCACAAGATCCAATTGATCAATTACTTTTAAGTCCCGCTTATGCTATaccaaaacttttaaaaaagacTGGTCTCACGCTTAAAGATATCGACACTTGGGAAATTCACGAGGCATTTGCTGGCCAAATTTTGGCGAATCTTAAAGCTTTGGACTCCGACTTCTTCTGCAAGGACTATATAGGACTTAGTGAGAAATTCGGTGCACCCGATTTGAGCAAATGGAACAGCTGGGGTGGTTCACTGTCAATTGGTCATCCATTTGCCGCAACCGGTGTCAGACTTTGCATGCACACGGCAAATCGTTTGGTACGTGAAGACGGACAACTCGGTGTTATTGCGGCTTGTGCTGCGGGTGGTCAAGGTGTTGCAATGCTTCTGGAGAGATATCCTGGTGCTACTGCAGattaa